A genomic region of Arachis hypogaea cultivar Tifrunner chromosome 5, arahy.Tifrunner.gnm2.J5K5, whole genome shotgun sequence contains the following coding sequences:
- the LOC112801566 gene encoding protein SHORT ROOT IN SALT MEDIUM 1 has product MYSSRGSGAYGQSYPGQSAYGQNLGSNFTGASVGGHDVGQHSVASRHSAILGASQEVDVAGYRPHSSTAAQYGGQYSAVYGSSALSSAQQVPSLGTKGASSSALDGRGGYNLGVSDSPKFASGEYVPSSGHGYGHKVDQLYGDKGLEYSGIDRRQYGERQSAYIGRDLGDAAGRYAADPIGFSHQHQQAEIYDRIDQAALLRQEQLLKAQPLQAASLDGGARQADYLAARTAASRHTAQDLLSYGGRIDSDPRASSMLSAASYSGQHAPSILGAAPRRNLHDLLYSQNASNPGYGVSLPPGRDYASGKALHGNAMELDYPGNALSRGGHNDLKDDRASYLREFELREEERRRERLRERERDREREKERERLREREREKERERERERERILERREKERERERKRALETKRDRTPVRSSKDPRGTSKDPRGSSLTKDGRSSRRDSPHHVASHRHHSPVREKRREYVCKVYPARLVDIERDYLSIDRRYPRLFVSPEFSKVVVNWPKENLKMSIHTPVSFEHDFIEEGSFTETRESSDKLLMGQPPNSIQGNTVWNAKIILMSGLSRGALEELSSDKILDDRIPHICSFLKFAVLKKDHSFMAVGGPWEPVDGGDPSVDDNSLIRTALRYAKDVIQLDLRNCQQWNRFLEIHYDRLGKDGFFSHKEITVLYVPNLSDCLPKLDEWREHWLAHKKAMVERARQLALKRENTRDSKEASKDKLDKKKESASSGQSGDAKKKEKDSNNVKVEAEEKTAVDKSKTTKHDGSDIGEGGKNAEKKQPEADACQTSGSVKSVKKKVIRKVVKQKVVNKANDATNKQLDKSDEKNGVEKIETSTVLVEGEKSSVGPDGIQDATNNVVSKDIIMNNTDGEEGKDKDMISSEDKPLDKPETVGNATIKTIKKKIIKRVPKKVVGEASRTLPETKTGGNVEAVKAEDGTQSMSKQIAGAGIAATQGKKAVKVVPKKKLKTPTAVKQNDTSASNKTETKSDKDDKKSEENVVAGQPQDVTQNKGRRTADADTSVTELKKTVKVVSKNKSKETSEKQDGAADSNKNEMKSNKDGIKDEKDVGKIGAKLDKQKASEKDVHNVKGKLKDGDKAKDMKGTKDGDKLKDMKGTKERDGKDESRSKSSRELKEKKKSDEPPRHPGFVLQTKWTKDSKLRSLSLSLDSLLDYTDKDVEESTLELSLFAESFHEMLQFQMGCRILAFLQKLRIKFVTKRAQRKRQREESHEKDSESKSPSKRTKKDNPPVKSEPADMDTTVPTEGDDDKTVVQKDKPGGEKEEDKPVEKEDVKMEDGSDEEEDPEEDPEEYGEMENGSPQHDSSEYKNAEQEANADVESKNITGNEKAAESSKEETKVIIEEVKESKSDAHSTEEKEGKVDKIKKEAPAVKEAVVDKELLQAFRFFDRNQAGYIRVEDMRLVVHNLGMFLSHRDVKELVQSALLESNTGRDDRILYNKLVRMTDV; this is encoded by the exons ATGTATTCTTCCAGAGGGAGCGGCGCTTACGGTCAATCGTACCCGGGTCAATCCGCATACGGCCAGAAC CTGGGTTCTAATTTCACTGGAGCTTCTGTTGGAGGACATGATGTGGGGCAGCATTCTGTGGCATCAAGGCATTCAGCGATATTAGGTGCCTCTCAGGAAGTTGATGTTGCTGGATATCGCCCTCACAGTTCAACTGCTGCACAGTATGGGGGGCAGTATAGTGCGGTTTATGGCTCATCTGCTTTGAGCAGCGCACAGCAG GTTCCCTCGTTGGGTACCAAGGGAGCTTCATCATCAGCATTAGATGGTCGTGGAGGTTATAATTTGGGTGTTTCGGATTCGCCTAAGTTTGCTTCTGGAGAATATGTTCCGTCATCTGGTCATGGATATGGTCATAAGGTTGATCAATTGTATGGTGACAAAGGATTGGAATATTCTGGAATAGACAGGCGGCAATATGGTGAAAGGCAGAGTGCTTATATTGGTAGGGACTTGGGTGATGCAGCTGGACGGTATGCTGCTGATCCTATTGGGTTTAGTCATCAACATCAG CAAGCAGAAATCTATGACCGCATTGATCAGGCAGCTTTGCTTCGACAAGAGCAACTGCTGAAAGCTCAGCCTCTGCAAGCTGCTTCACTTGATGGGGGTGCTag ACAAGCTGATTATCTTGCAGCAAGGACTGCTGCTAGTCGTCACACTGCCCAAGATCTTTTGTCTTATGGAGGAAGGATTGATTCTGATCCACGTGCTTCATCAATGCTAAGTGCTGCTTCGTATAGTGGACAGCATGCACCATCAATATTGGGAGCAGCTCCAAGGAGAAACTTGCATGATCTACTGTATTCTCAGAATGCTTCAAATCCTGGCTATGGAGTGAGCCTACCACCTGGTAGGGATTACGCTAGTGGAAAAGCACTTCATGGAAATGCCATGGAGTTGGATTACCCAGGAAATGCCCTTTCACGTGGTGGGCACAATGACCTTAAAGATGACCGTGCTAGCTATCTACGAGAATTTGAGCTAAGGGAAGAAGAGCGTCGCCGGGAACGCTTGCGTGAGAGAGAGAGGGAcagagaaagggagaaagaacGTGAACGATTGCGCGAGCGGGAACGAGAAAAGGAACGCGAAAGGGAGCGCGAAAGGGAGCGCATCTTGGAGCGGCGGGAAAAGGAAAGGGAACGAGAACGCAAACGTGCTCTTGAAACTAAGCGTGATCGGACTCCAGTGAGATCTTCCAAGGATCCCCGTGGTACATCAAAGGATCCTCGAGGATCATCTTTGACAAAGGATGGGAGATCTTCACGACGGGACTCCCCACATCATGTTGCTTCACATAG GCACCATTCACCTGTTAGAGAAAAACGGAGGGAATATGTCTGCAAG GTTTACCCAGCCCGTTTGGTGGATATTGAAAGGGATTACCTCTCGATAGATAGGCGATACCCCCGGCTCTTTGTCTCTCCTGAATTTTCTAAG GTTGTTGTGAACTGGCCAAAGGAAAACCTGAAAATGTCTATCCATACTCCTGTCAG TTTTGAGCATGATTTTATTGAAGAAGGAAGTTTCACTGAGACTAGGGAATCATCTGACAAGCTTTTGATGGGACAACctccaaattcaatacaaggaaATACAGTATGGAATGCTAAA ATAATCTTGATGAGTGGACTTAGTAGGGGTGCATTGGAGGAGCTGTCATCTGATAAAATTTTAGATGATCGCATTCCTCATATTTGCAGTTTCCTTAAGTTTGCGGTCCTTAAGAAGGACCATTCTTTCATGGCAGTTGGTGGCCCATGGGAACCAGTTGATGGTGGTGATCCATCTGTTGATGACAACTCTCTGATTAGAACAGCGCTCAG ATATGCAAAGGATGTTATCCAGCTTGATTTGCGTAATTGTCAACAATGGAACCGTTTTCTAGAG ATACACTATGATAGACTTGGAAAAGATGGTTTCTTTAGCCACAAAGAGATCACTGTACTGTATGTTCCTAATTTGTCTGATTGTCTCCCCAAGTTGGATGAATGGCGTGAGCATTGGCTTGCCCACAAGAAAGCTATGGTTGAGAGAGCACGCCAACTTGCTTTGAAAAGAGAG AACACAAGAGATAGCAAGGAAGCTTCTAAAG ACAAATTGGATAAGAAGAAGGAATCTGCCTCATCTGGACAATCTGGAGATGctaagaaaaaggagaaagataGCAATAATGTTAAGGTGGAAGCTGAAGAGAAAACTGCAGTAGATAAGTCTAAAACTACTAAACATGATGGCTCTGACATTGGTGAAGGAGGCAAGAATGCTGAGAAAAAACAGCCCGAAGCTGATGCTTGTCAGACATCAGGGAGTGTGAAATCTGTAAAGAAGAAGGTTATAAGGAAGGTTGTAAAGCAAAAGGTTGTCAATAAGGCAAATGATGCCACAAACAAGCAACTCGATAAATCAGATGAGAAGAATGGTGTGGAGAAAATAGAAACATCTACTGTTCTGGTTGAGGGCGAGAAATCTTCTGTGGGTCCTGATGGGATTCAGGATGCTACGAATAATGTAGTTTCCAAGGATATTATTATGAATAATACTGATGGGGAAGAGGGGAAGGATAAGGATATGATTAGTTCTGAAGACAAACCTCTAGATAAGCCAGAAACAGTGGGCAATGCTACTATTAAAACAATAAAGAAGAAAATTATCAAGCGGGTACCAAAAAAGGTGGTTGGTGAAGCATCAAGAACTCTTCCTGAGACTAAAACTGGAGGGAACGTAGAGGCAGTTAAAGCAGAAGACGGTACCCAGAGCATGAGCAAGCAGATTGCTGGTGCAGGTATTGCAGCGACACAAGGGAAGAAAGCTGTGAAGGTggttcctaagaaaaagttaaaAACACCTACCGCTGTAAAGCAAAATGATACATCTGCTTCCAATAAAACTGAAACAAAATCTGACAAGGATGACAAGAAGTCTGAAGAAAATGTTGTGGCAGGTCAACCACAAGATGTCACTCAGAACAAGGGTAGGCGGACAGCTGATGCGGATACCTCAGTGACAGAATTGAAGAAAACTGTGAAGGTAGTTTCTAAAAACAAGTCAAAGGAAACCTCTGAAAAGCAAGATGGTGCAGCTGATTCCAATAAAAATGAAATGAAGTCcaacaaggatggcataaaagaTGAAAAGGATGTTGGAAAAATTGGAGCcaagttagacaaacagaaagcCTCTGAGAAAGATGTTCACAATGTTAAAGGGAAGTTGAAAGATGGGGATAAGGCAAAAGACATGAAAGGAACAAAAGATGGAGATAAGTTGAAGGACATGAAAGGAACAAAAGAGAGAGATGGAAAAGACGAGTCTAGAAGCAAATCTAGTAGAgaattgaaggagaagaagaagtccGATGAGCCTCCTCGGCACCCTGGATTTGTTCTTCAAACAAAATGGACTAAAGATTCTAAA CTTCGTTCGTTGTCATTGTCACTGGATTCGTTGCTGGATTATACTGACAAAGATGTTGAAGAATCAACACTTGAG CTTTCATTGTTTGCTGAATCATTTCATGAAATGCTCCAGTTCCAAATGGGTTGTAGGATTTTGGCATTTCTTCAG AAACTGCGCATTAAGTTTGTGACGAAAAGGGCCCAGCGAAAGAGGCAGAGAGAAGAGAGCCATGAGAAGGATAGTGAAAGTAAATCACCTTCAAAACGTACAAAGAAAGATAACCCTCCTGTGAAGAGTGAGCCTGCAGATATGGACACAACGGTTCCAACCGAAGGAGATGATGATAAAACTGTTGTACAGAAAGATAAGCCTGGTGGTGAAAAAGAGGAGGATAAACCTGTTGAGAAGGAGGATGTGAAGATGGAAGATGGATCAGACGAGGAGGAAGATCCTGAGGAGGATCCTGAAGAATATGGCGAAATGGAAAATGGTAGTCCGCAACATGATTCATCTGAGTATAAAAATGCTGAGCAAGAGGCCAATGCAGATGTTGAATCCAAAAATATTACTGGCAACGAAAAAGCTGCAGAATcttctaaagaggaaactaaggtTATAATAGAAGAGGTGAAAGAATCCAAGTCTGATGCACATTCCACCGAAGAGAAGGAAGGAAAGGTtgataaaataaagaaagaagcCCCTGCGGTTAAGGAGGCTGTTGTGGACAAAGAACTTCTTCAG GCTTTCCGATTCTTCGATAGGAATCAAGCTGGCTACATTAGA GTTGAAGACATGAGATTAGTCGTCCACAATCTAGGGATGTTCCTTTCTCATAGGGATGTTAAG GAACTTGTACAAAGTGCATTATTGGAGAGCAACACTGGGAGGGACGATCGGATACTCTATAATAAGCTGGTGCGGATGACTGATGTTTGA